The Legionella cincinnatiensis genome includes a region encoding these proteins:
- a CDS encoding class I fructose-bisphosphate aldolase produces MSYEELSSTMEQILQAGKGILAADESNATIGKRFSSIGIENTEENRRNYRLLLATTPDLENYINGVILFEETFSQTDEHGTPIVKLFADKGIVPGIKVDKGLVDLANTEQEKVTQGLDGLAERLQHFKKLGAKFAKWRNVYSISEYTPSLTAVKTGAENLARYAAACQEAGIVPIVEPEVLMDGNHSIEHCAEVCEIVLHELFHALFIHQVELEHIILKPSMVTCGKENQPFSEPDEVADYTIGVFRNNVPAAVPTINFLSGGQTPQQATANLNAINSIDHQPWLLSFSFGRALQENCLSAWGGKDANIATAQEALLNRARLNSLACMGEYNNGME; encoded by the coding sequence ATGAGTTATGAAGAATTATCCAGTACTATGGAACAAATACTTCAGGCAGGTAAAGGAATTTTAGCTGCCGATGAAAGTAATGCAACTATAGGGAAGCGCTTTTCCTCAATAGGAATTGAAAATACTGAAGAAAATCGCAGAAATTATAGGTTATTACTCGCCACAACACCTGACTTAGAAAACTATATCAATGGTGTTATTTTGTTTGAAGAAACCTTTAGCCAGACTGATGAGCATGGAACCCCTATTGTTAAATTATTTGCAGATAAAGGCATCGTTCCTGGAATTAAAGTAGACAAAGGGTTAGTTGATTTAGCCAATACTGAACAGGAAAAAGTAACACAAGGCTTAGATGGTTTAGCAGAACGCTTACAGCATTTTAAAAAATTAGGCGCAAAATTTGCTAAATGGCGTAATGTTTATTCTATTTCAGAATATACACCCAGTTTGACTGCAGTAAAAACAGGCGCAGAGAATTTGGCGCGTTATGCAGCAGCCTGTCAAGAAGCAGGTATAGTTCCTATTGTTGAGCCTGAAGTGCTTATGGATGGAAATCACAGCATAGAGCACTGCGCTGAAGTATGCGAAATCGTGCTCCATGAGTTATTTCATGCCTTGTTTATCCATCAGGTTGAACTAGAACATATCATCTTAAAACCAAGCATGGTAACCTGCGGTAAGGAAAATCAACCCTTTAGTGAACCCGATGAAGTTGCCGATTACACGATTGGTGTATTTCGTAATAATGTTCCTGCTGCGGTACCCACAATTAATTTCCTATCTGGCGGTCAAACACCTCAGCAAGCTACAGCGAATTTAAATGCAATCAACAGCATTGACCATCAACCGTGGTTACTGAGTTTTTCCTTTGGCAGAGCATTACAAGAGAATTGCTTATCTGCCTGGGGTGGAAAAGATGCCAATATTGCTACAGCACAAGAAGCTTTACTTAATCGCGCCCGTTTGAACAGCTTAGCTTGTATGGGTGAATATAATAACGGAATGGAATAG
- a CDS encoding ferredoxin--NADP reductase — protein sequence MQINTFPITLVESFMISPKVKHFVFNCQIFPYFNYSPGQFITIHFEHGGKTLKRSYSIANIPKRDNKIEIAAGYFENGPGTELLYHLKPGDTIQVSGPYGRLTLKEGHFGRFILVATSTGVTPYRSMLQDLGNLMDQYPELQVVILQGVQRREEILYANEFRDFVQKYPQATFRPYLSRQPKHELIENEFSGYVQHAFPSLNLNPEKDIIYLCGNPGMIDEAFNSLKDQGFVMQQIIREKYISR from the coding sequence ATGCAAATAAATACATTTCCCATCACTTTAGTAGAATCTTTTATGATCTCACCTAAAGTAAAACACTTTGTTTTTAATTGTCAGATTTTTCCATATTTTAACTATTCTCCTGGTCAATTTATTACCATTCATTTTGAACATGGAGGTAAAACACTAAAGCGTAGTTATAGTATAGCCAATATCCCAAAACGCGATAATAAAATTGAGATCGCTGCAGGCTATTTTGAAAATGGACCAGGTACTGAATTGCTGTATCATTTAAAACCTGGTGATACAATACAGGTCAGTGGCCCTTATGGCCGGTTAACGCTTAAAGAAGGCCACTTTGGGCGTTTTATCTTGGTAGCTACGAGTACAGGGGTTACTCCATACCGATCAATGCTCCAAGATCTTGGAAATCTTATGGATCAATATCCTGAACTACAAGTGGTTATTCTCCAGGGGGTACAACGACGCGAAGAGATTCTCTATGCTAATGAATTTCGAGATTTTGTGCAAAAATATCCTCAAGCCACATTCAGACCTTACTTAAGTCGTCAACCCAAGCATGAATTAATTGAAAATGAATTCAGTGGCTATGTACAACATGCTTTTCCGTCACTAAACCTTAATCCCGAAAAAGATATTATTTATTTATGTGGAAATCCAGGTATGATTGACGAGGCTTTTAATTCTTTAAAAGATCAAGGCTTTGTTATGCAACAAATTATTCGTGAAAAATATATATCTAGATAA
- a CDS encoding DUF3579 domain-containing protein → MVAAENKTIIIEGITAQGKTFRPSDWAERMSGSLASFKNSRIRYSPLLRPSVNSEGYQCVLLDPKLKESSPLLYQSILDFAKANNLRICGED, encoded by the coding sequence ATGGTTGCCGCAGAAAATAAAACAATTATTATCGAAGGAATAACTGCTCAAGGGAAAACATTCAGACCTAGTGACTGGGCTGAACGAATGAGTGGTTCATTAGCAAGTTTCAAAAATAGCCGTATTCGCTATTCTCCTTTATTGCGCCCAAGCGTCAATAGTGAAGGCTATCAATGCGTTTTGCTTGACCCTAAGCTTAAAGAATCAAGTCCCTTGTTATACCAATCAATCTTAGATTTTGCTAAAGCAAACAACCTCAGGATATGTGGAGAAGACTAA
- the pssA gene encoding CDP-diacylglycerol--serine O-phosphatidyltransferase, translating to MEKDSHSGIYLLPNLFTTASLFAAFYSLVASMKGQFEASIIAIFIGMIADGLDGRIARLTHTQTAFGAQYDSLSDMVTFGVAPSLLVYNLILNHLGKVGWLVAFVYTAAVALRLARFNTQLETADKRYFQGLPCPPSAAVMASFAWLCYQHEWQNIFVAVLTAFLSLITSTLMVSNIRYYSFKEVDFKGKVPFLYVLVMIILFVAIAADPSLVLFIGFTIYAISGLIMTLIVLQKVRKQRRNMEK from the coding sequence ATGGAAAAAGACAGTCATTCTGGTATTTATTTGTTGCCCAATCTGTTTACAACGGCAAGTTTGTTTGCTGCATTTTATTCTCTTGTTGCCTCAATGAAAGGACAATTTGAAGCATCAATCATTGCAATATTTATTGGCATGATTGCAGATGGATTAGATGGAAGAATTGCTCGTTTAACTCACACGCAGACTGCATTTGGTGCCCAATACGATAGTTTATCGGATATGGTCACATTTGGAGTGGCTCCTTCACTTTTAGTCTATAATTTGATTTTAAATCACTTAGGAAAAGTGGGGTGGCTTGTTGCATTTGTTTATACAGCAGCTGTAGCTTTACGTTTGGCTCGTTTTAATACCCAACTCGAAACAGCAGATAAAAGATATTTTCAAGGATTGCCTTGCCCACCTTCTGCAGCAGTAATGGCTTCTTTTGCATGGTTATGCTATCAACATGAGTGGCAAAATATTTTCGTTGCGGTGTTAACTGCGTTCTTATCGTTAATTACGTCTACATTAATGGTTTCTAATATTCGTTATTATAGTTTTAAGGAAGTAGATTTTAAGGGGAAAGTTCCTTTTTTGTATGTATTAGTCATGATCATTTTATTTGTAGCTATTGCTGCTGATCCCTCATTAGTTTTATTTATTGGATTTACTATTTACGCGATTTCTGGATTAATTATGACCTTAATTGTTTTGCAGAAAGTAAGAAAGCAGAGAAGAAACATGGAGAAATAG
- a CDS encoding HPr family phosphocarrier protein — protein sequence MIKTTIKIINKLGLHARASAKFVSTAARFQSQIDVTCNSQTVNGKSIMGVMMLAANQGAEIIMEINGPDETQMNEALTHLINNFFGEGE from the coding sequence ATGATAAAAACTACGATTAAAATAATTAATAAATTAGGCTTACATGCAAGGGCATCAGCAAAATTTGTCTCAACTGCTGCACGATTTCAAAGCCAGATTGATGTAACCTGTAATTCACAAACCGTTAATGGAAAAAGCATTATGGGTGTAATGATGCTCGCCGCAAATCAAGGAGCTGAAATCATTATGGAAATAAATGGCCCTGATGAAACCCAAATGAATGAAGCTTTAACTCACTTAATCAATAATTTTTTTGGTGAAGGCGAGTAG
- the hpf gene encoding ribosome hibernation-promoting factor, HPF/YfiA family, whose protein sequence is MQINITGHHMDVTPAIRAFTEEKFDKLERHFDQITSINVVFGVEKLRQIAEATVYVAKGELHASSESDDLYTAIDTLIDKLDRQLIKHKEKNRNHHD, encoded by the coding sequence ATGCAAATTAACATCACAGGGCATCATATGGATGTTACTCCTGCTATCAGAGCATTTACCGAAGAAAAATTCGATAAACTAGAGCGTCACTTCGATCAAATCACGTCCATTAATGTAGTTTTTGGTGTAGAAAAATTAAGACAAATTGCTGAAGCAACTGTTTATGTAGCCAAAGGGGAGTTGCATGCAAGTTCAGAATCTGATGATTTATACACCGCAATTGATACATTGATTGATAAATTAGATCGGCAACTGATCAAACATAAAGAAAAAAACCGTAATCATCATGATTAA